The Salmo salar chromosome ssa02, Ssal_v3.1, whole genome shotgun sequence genome segment AGCAACTGGAGGAGTTCACAGACGTCAACGAGGGCGAGAAGGAGGTGATGAAGCTGTGGAACCTGCACGTCATGAAGCATGGGTATGTACCTAAAAGCTGTGGGTATGTATCTCTAATCACTAGCCTCTTACGGCACTATAGTAGATATCTTAGAAATACACATACAGCCACATCACCTTGAAGAGCTTACCTCTTAACATGTGCTATAGATGATGTCTAAGTAAGGATAAAAACAGTCATCCTTATGTTACTGTAATTTAGAAATCCACATAAAGCCATGACACTTTGAGAGTTTACATCTAACATGTGATACAAATAAAGTAGGATAATGTATTTAAAAAGTTGTCCTTAATCTGACTCATTCTCTCTAGTAAATCAGTATTCTAACCTCATTTCCTCCCGttgtgttctgtttcctgtccgtATCTAGCTTCATAGCCGACAACCAGATGAACCAGGCCAGCATGCAGTTCGTGGAGAAGTGCGGCGCCTACATCGCCCGCCGCAACCTCTGCCGCAACTTTCTGCTGCACCTGGTCAGCATGCACGACTTCAACCTGGTCTCCGTGGCCACCATCGACCGCGCCATGTCCCGCCTCCGCCACATCCAGGAGGAGCTGCCCGACGCCGGGGCGGACGACCAGGCTGACCGGGCCCTCATGGAGGGCGCCTGCAATGGCACCGCAATCGCCTGCAGCTCTGGCGGGGGTGGTGGGACCAAGCACGGCAAGAGGACAAAAAGCTCTGTGACTGACTGATGAACTGATGGCATTTGGTGGCAGCAGTCGATCCGACCCATTCATTTTCATTTTTATAACTGTCACCCTTGGTGCTTAGCTAGGTGGGACGAAGACGTCAATGGCGGATTGTCTTGAATTGACTCAAGACATACAAATATagctacacacacaacacaacacaggcatATGAAGACTCACTATAATGTGAGGTTTTACCAAGTCATTATGCACCGTAGCCAGGTTAGTGATTCTTGGTGGTTTCGGGGGTGTGAAGAAACTGGGGGAATCACTTGAAAGGTATTGTAATCATGGTTTGACTGCCTTTGTTATCACATTGTAATCAGAAACTGTATTGAGTGGATATACAGTAAGTCATGCATATTGGTAACATTGTCACTCCTGATGATCTGTACCCCATAACCCTGTCTGTTTGGCTCTAATGGTCCTTTTAGTTGACTATTGTTTTAGCACTTGGTAATAATTTGTATTAGTGAATTGTTTTAAACTTGAGTTGAAttaccatttttattttattctgcGCAACTGCATCAATTGTCAGATTCACCCCGTCTGTCTTGAATCCCCTGAAACCTTATCAGGATTTTATTTGTTTTGATGTATGTTGTTTCTCATGTTTCTGTTGATACTATCTTGagtaatggaggatcagtggacTCTGATATTTTCCACACGACCGGATGCTACTCTCTGCATCCATAGCTTGAGGATATTAAGCCAAGATGAACCACAAACTGCCAGCACACTCATCCTTTTATGTAGACTGCTTAGCTCTTCTACAGGAGTGTGTTCACTAGGAACCCAGCGGAAGCAAACAGGAcaaaacggggagggacctacctgcatTTGTCCAATAGGAAAATCTTGTTTTTGTTGCAAAAAAGTTTTCTGTTGTGAAATGTTTTGCCACGGTTTGCTActatgtgcactaatgaatacaccccagataACAGAACTACAACCTATGGACGTTTTATGACATGCTGGAACCTGTATTATGGTTAACTAGGCTTGAGGGATATTGGGAACTCAAGCTGTTTTTGATGTCCATTTATGTTCATAAACGGGTGAGATGGGAAGTGTTGGACAACACTCCTTACAGACACTTTGTATACATTGTAATAATGTCAATATCTAGCTATATCCCATTGTGAACTTGATTATCACTGATTATGGACATGTAGGATTTTTCTTCAAAGGCAATATGCTGTTTGTTCATTGGAAATGGGTCCTAGTTGATACATGTCTATCCTACTATTAGGCTCTGTTTAAATGCCAAAGGGGGGTGATTTTCAGTAAGTTTCTCAGTTCTGTGTACATTTTTTTTGCTGCATCATTTCAAAACTTTAAATGACAAGCGGTGTATAAGCCttagctgtgtttttgtgttgtgtgAGTGCACAAATTGAACAAAAGCAGTAGTTTTGGTGCTTCATTGAACACCTTTTCCCTCAACTCCATGGACCAGTCTTTTACTTCCTTGTACCTTTATGCACGTTTTTGATCGGCTGGATATAAGGGTAGAAAACAATCAATTCACCATATTGTCAAACCACCGTTGGAAGTCGTGAACTATGTTATAAACTTTGGAAATGGGGATtttatatttaaaataaaatacatttgacctTGTCAGTTTTCTTTATTCAACTGATATCAACATTCATGAAAAATATTGAATATTTGaatatgttcagaaaatgtaggTTAGCCTACTACCAAAGATTTTGTAATTAGCATAAACACCTTTTTATAGAATTTGTGCAACTACAGTGCATAGGGGTGGGACCAAATATTCGTAACGTGGTACTCAAATTACTGTCTGATTGGTTGATCTGGGTTTGGCGCGTCTATTTGAACATACGGAAGCGGTAAGTTACACAACATCTAAACAGTTGGCTGCGTGTGCTGAGTTTTGTTTAGGGAAAAGCTAAATTATGAAATTAGCTTGAACGTAAACGTGTTTTGCGTGTTTAAAGTAACTTTCTGGGTAGGCTATCATTGACTTGTTCAGAAGATCATATCAGAAAGTAAAGTTTGCTAACTAGCTAAGTCTACATTGTTACAATGTGTCAACGGTTGTGAAAGTACTACTTTATAGGTAACTATATTGCAGTACCTGCTACAATCTGGCACTACGAAGACAGAAGTGAAAGTAACTTTAATTTTGTATTCCCATTATATTGAATGATATGAATGCCCTATTGATGTGATGACCATAATGGTGACGTCTTCAGAAAGGAATTTGATACAgaaatatttgtattattatttttatttaacctttagttAACTAGGTAAGAAAGATGTGGTTATCGCCCCTACTTGGCCATGGAGAAGAAGACTGGGTGCCCAAAATCCATTGACATAAAGTACTTCAGTATAACCCCACAACCTCTTGGGAGGAAGAGCCTAATTTCTGAGCAGGTGAAAGAAACCTAAGATGGTGCCTTGTCATATTGGGGGGGGGTCTTATGATGAGGTGCCTCTCTGTGTCATGGTCAACCAGTAGGCTGCACAGACTCAAGCAGAACAGATACCCCAAAGCAAGAACAAGCCTCATCAAGGATAGCCCCTGCTCAGAaacctcctaataatgttatagTGATTTCAGAGTCAAGCTGCTCCAGTGCTGACACAGCATTCAGGAGCAGGGCAGTGATGGGGTCTGTGGACCTGGCTCAAGTCACTGGCCAATGTCATAGAGCAGGAGTTGGAATCACGTCTGGCCAGAATGAAATAGTAAGTACCCTCACAATTCGAGCAGCAGTGCAGTCTGCCTCTGGGACAACCAGGGTCTCGGATGAGAAAGTGGCATCCATTTTCACCAGGAAACGGGACACTAATAAGGCCCGTAGTCCCCAACACTCACAGAGACGGATTTTGAATTGGTGGTCCAGCTCAACACTTAAACACAACCAGACTGAGAGGAAGGGGTCAATTACCTCTGGCTGGAGAGATAAGTTGTCAGGGTCTGTCCGCAAGGGGTCTCTTGAAGAGGTCAAAGTgtctaacccactgttcccagtcTTCACTATGCTGCTGAAGAAATACAAAGGTAAAATTCTGGAGTTGGAAAGTCCAGGTAAGATTGAGAGACTATAGTTAACTCTATTCTATCTGTGTCATGTTTTTATTGTCATGTATACAgtctgtggtgccatattctagTATCAGATTCAGTCTTATTGGTCGCCTTTTCTTTCAGAGACAGAGATAGGCGCTACATCTCCTTGCTCTGTAGGAGAAGAGGAAACGTCAGAATGAGAGGGAGGACCCTAAAACAGTACGCAAGCACCAAATGTCTAGCCCGGGGTTAGAGGAGACCCGCTTTACTGGGTATAGTCCCTCTTTAGAACACTAAGTCAGGGGTCTCTTATCCCCTCTTCCAGGGGTCAGCCTAGAAGAAGCAGGCTGAGCCGAACACAAAGACTCAGGCAGCAACAGCGGGACAGTCAAGGTCTGGGGATAGGTCATGAACTGACCCCTAACCCACCAAACCAACCAGAATCTCCTCAGAAGTTCTATCCTGCCCAACCACAGCGATGTCTTAGGAGAGGTGATGATTCCTAATACAGATTGTTGTTGAAACTACAATGTATTTACTTTTCTTTGTCCAATTTTGTATGTCCTAACTATGTATGCCCCAGACCACTAGAATACAGAGGTGTTTTAGCTCTGTCATTGATTGGGATCTGCCATTGGTCTTTAAGATATGTACCTTTATTTTTCTGTTGTGAAGTTCACAACATTGAGGATTTGCTGTGGACAGAGAAGTACCGCCCTCAGCACTCCAGTGAGGTAAGAAAAGAGTGAAAAAGGAAACTAGAGGAAAATGCCAACAGCAATGGTAAAAATAACAACTTTTAGATGTTATGAATTGATGGGGGAAAATGTGTAAAATAAAACCACCTACTGTATTATAAAAATCAAAAAAACATCACTGACGATGAATCTCCCATGAATAACATTGATTGTAGTGTTGACCTCCGGTTTGGCTGTGCAGACTCGTGGAACTGTGGCGATTTCCGGGGAAAGGCTAGAGTGGAGGAGGAAGATCTGTGTAGCACCATGCTGATCACAGGACCTCCAGGGATGGGCAAGACTGCCTTAGTATACGCCTGCGCTCAGGAGCTGGGCTTCAAGGTCAGTGTGAGACTACTTAGAAGATGTGCAGTCCCGTTCacgtgtaacctttatttaactaggcaagtcagttaagaacaaattgttatttacaatgacggcctacaccggccaattgtgcaccgccctatgggattcccaatcacaggcggttgtgatacagctggatttgaaccagggtgtctgtagtgacatgtctaacactgagatacagtgccttagaccgctgcgccactcgggagcccaaatatGACCTGCTGATTGGTGTTAGAATATGGAACAAAGACATTCCTCTATTTTTAACTTTTAAATGACAGTTTGTGGGTAATTGGATAAGATGGGTAAAGCAGAGAACCAGGAGAGGCTGGCTCATGTTCATTCAGTCATATGATTCACCAAAATAGGTTAGCTTTCATACGGGTGTATGCAATCATCTTCTAACCTTCGGGTGCAGTATGACTAGTCAGTGTTAATATATGTAAGATGGCTGTCTTGACTGCTCATTTCCTTGGCCTCTCCAGGTGTTCGAAGTGAACGCCTCCTCGCAGCGCAGCGGTCGCCACGTCCTGACTCAACTGAAAGAGGCCACCCAATCTCACCTGGTGGAGATCAAACCATCTCATCTCAGTAGCTACAACAACACCTCAACTAAATCTGACACAGTAGCTGGTAAGCACACCCCGCTACCGAAAAGTACTTTATGCAGTCTAAACATAACCATCTACTGAAAATCACTTATTTAAAGTGACGGGAACTATTTTGTATATTGTTTGTCCAATGGAGAATGTGGGTTAAATCTATTTTATGCTCTCGTCACACAGATAAAGTGGCCTCTCCCAGAAAGGTTTTCTCATCCTCTAGGAAGGGGCCTCAGCTCCCTCATAGCTCCCATCATAAGAGAGGTGGCAGTGCAGCCTCCATGATGCTGGCTAACTTCTTCAAGAAGAAGAGTAAACCAGAGATCACAAACTTAAACGGCCCTTTGTTATCTACAAAATAGGATGAGCACCTACCAAACAGTTAAGAAACACAGGAAACACCTTGCAAGTTTAGTTAACCACACATAGGCATGTGTGGATcttaggaggctggtgggaggagccatAGGAGTACGGGCTCATTGTAacagctggaatggaattaatgcaaCGGAGCCGAacgtgtggtttccatatgtttgatgtgcttgataccgttccatttattccatcaattacaatgagcctgtcctcctatagctcatcccaccagcctcctctggtgtggcTACGGTTAGTCTTTTTGTTTAATCGTTGATATTATTTCCTACAGTTTTTGTCTCAAGACCGTGACTGTGAAGAGGGCAGATATTATTAACCCTATGTTGGTCAGTCAACTGTCACCAGACATTGAAGAGCCACCAACAAGGTAGCCGGAGTAAAAGGATGTCCACATCACTCATTCTATTTGAAGAGGTAAACCACACAGCAGTCAGTCGTTTTATTTTGGTTGTATAGCAGTTCCAGGTTGCAGACTAGACATTTTAATGAAGTGACCAAGCTGCACCTGCTCTCTGGCAGGTTGATgtgggatgatgatgatgtgggATTCCTCACAGCAATCAAGACCTTCATGACGACAACCAAGAGACCAGTGATACTGAccactagtggtgtgtgtgtatatactgtatactgaaaaATAGGAATTCAATCTGTATTGAAAAATTATGTGGAAGTCATAACACGAAAACTGTCTTCAGATCCCTCCTTCAAGGCAAAGTTTGACGGCGACTTTGAAGCGATCCTTTTTAAAAACCCCTTCAGTAGTAAGTCAATCATCTTGGCACCATTGCATCCCCTCAGCTAATGTGCATGATATGATATGAAGCTGCtactccattttgtttctgtctgtgtcGTGCACCCTCCCAGGTGAATGTTTGCAGTTATCTGCAGCTGCTGTGCCTGGCTGAGAACGTCAGGATGGATGCTGGGGACATCACCTCTCTGGTGAGCCTGAACCAGCTACACATCAGACGTACCCTACTGCAGCTCTGGATCTGCAGTGGAGGAGGACAAGCATCTCAGAGGGCAAGGCCACTGAAGGACCCTGCAGTTGGTGTGTATGGAAGTGAGTGATGACAAACTATTAACTGACTAACTTCAATGGCTAGGTGTGTTAGTATATCACATGTATTGTGACCCCTTAGCTTTCTTGGTCCCTGTCTAAAAGAGTTTGTCAAGTCTTACATTTGAATCACTTGATTGTTTTGGTGAACCCTAGCTCTGGATGTTGCTGCAGTGGAAGATATTGCAGTGGGTGAAAATACTTCTCCCCGCCATCCTCCCTGTGACATGGGCTGCACTCCGAGCATGCTGGGGCTCCTGAACTCTGGCCCCAGCCATGACCTGCAGACCAGTCTAAAGGCACGTCACCTCAGAGGCCCTGTGAACTTGAACTAGATGAACATCCATTGCTTTTATTCGGGTAATAACATTGAATGACTGTCTGACTGTATGACTTGCCTTTCTCTTTGATTCCTCAGTGCCAGTCCTGGGCTAAACCAGACATCATCAAGCTGATGGAGATCCTTactgagagctggaggagaggtgtAGCGTGTAGCTTTGCTCTACTCGAACCTGGAGCTCCTCCTTCCCCTACCAGTCAGGACCCagcccagtcctctcctcaccccaaagAAAGTGACTCGCCCTAGGCTTCAGAGTGAGCCAACACCCCCTGACATCCACCACCCTCAGATCCCACTGATCCTGGATCAGACCAGTCCAGTTAAGGTGTCCTCCGGGTCCAGGCTGAGGAGAAAGAAATGTCTGGCAACATCTGATTCCAGATCAGCTCACAGAATGTTAGTAAAGCCTTACAGAGCCTCACCGTCTCTGAGGAGGGCTCATCCAAGTGTATCAAATATTACTGAGACTGTTAATGACAAACTTCAAACTGAGAAGGCGGCAGATGGCTTGGTGTGCCACTGCTTAGATGCAATAACGGACTTTATGGACCTCATGACCTCTTGATACCTCTCTACCGAGTGAGTCTCCACATAAGGCTGGCCCATGCAGACCAGGGGCTTTTCTCTGGACAGGGGCGGAGGTTAAAGATGGACTGCTagatgagatgagagaggaggatgggggctgtAGGTGGTGGTGTGAGAGGACATTTGAGATCCAGGCTGCAGTAGAGGGCCTGGGCTTCCAGAGGTGGCTGGCCAGGGTGTCAGGGATGGGCTGGATCCCAGAGGCTGGATGGGGAGGGTGATGGAGAAACTCACCCTCCCTGTCGCCCCACCCAGACGGGGTTTCAACGTCAGTCAGACCACTTCCTGTGATCCTAGGTGAGTGCAGTTTCCTGAGTGTTCTGTTATTTTTTTTCACTGTAAGAAATGCATTGGTGGCTCAGTCCTCTAAATTACCATACATGCTTATGTGAAGTTAGCACTCACGTTTGTAATGCTGTTAGAATTTGGTTCAAACGGTTAGTCAGAAATGAGCATTATTGCAAACAAAACCTTCTGGTGGTATCTGAACAGCAGTTCGTCTTCCAGCATGGTCGACAGGAGATATGACGTCATCAGAACCGTCCTCTCAAGCCGAGCCTTCTGCACCTTGGGAAACAAGCAAGCTGTTGCCGTGGACTACCTGCCTGTCCTCCGCAGCATGTGCCAATCAGAGAGAACTCAGGAGCAGGGCCAAGGCAGGTGAGTCAATACACTGCATGAGAGCACCTTATTCATTTCTACTAAGAGAAAACAGTTATAATTTAAGAGATTGCTCAGATGACTTAAAGACCGATTTGTTGTATGAATGCTCTTTCTCCTAGGTTTCTGCATTACCTCAGCAGTATTCACCTGGGCCTCCCTAAGGCCACAGACTCCTTGCAGATGATTTCCCATGACCATTTAAGTCAGCAAGATCTGCAACAGTTCTGGCTCTACACTGCATTACAGGGAGGTTAATGCTATCATCTCCCTATGTTAATGGCTTGTGATTTAGTGAATGTAGCCCATATGGGTGTTCATGATAAAGTTTGCTGTACATTCATTCATGCTTATTACATTGAGTGAGAAGTTTCTAATGTATGCATTCAAAATGTATAACTGAAATATGCATTTATGCATACAAATAACATGCATTTGTTACAATCTGGTTCAGTGAGTTGGTGTTTACAATCAGGTACAGATGCAGGTGGTCACATGTGACAAATCATGTCACTGTACACATTCAAGCCTGTTCTGCTTTACTATTGGCCCTGACAGAACATTTCTATTCATGGGAAAGTGAAGAACATGACATGTGGTGTCTATGAGGAGAGGCTTGAGTTCAGCTGCTGGGGCCTGAACTGACACCTCAAGTGCAATACCATCTGAGGCCACAGGTGGGAAGTGTTGTAGTATACATTTAAATATAAGCTAGTGTCAATTTCCATCAAGACTCCAATATGCaggtctctctctcaggttagctCTTTGTGACCGTCGACCCCACCAGGTCACACATACTGTGTACACAGTCAACCAGTTTCAGTCCCTGGTGAAAATGGAGCGTGGAAATTGCCGCTGTAACATTAACTCGATTCACTAAGCAGCTCGTAAAACGCCACAGCCTGCAACATGGCGTCACACAGCTCCTCCCCCCCATCTGGAAGGAGTTCCTGTATTTCACCAACAGGTTGTGAGGGAATGTCACCCTCGGAATCTTCTGGGTCACTGACTCCGTCCGTCATCATCTGTTGCACCGCCTGGGCCCCGCTGGTGAGCGACTCGCCCACCATGAGGCCAAAACGGCGGCCGACGGCAGTGCGCATCATGTTGAGCACCTTGGGTGGAGCAGTAATGACAGGCTGGGTGTAGCAGGGCGAACAGCATCGCCTCCACTGTACGCATGTGAGCCATTACTGGGTTCAGGGCAGTGTTctgaagggagatggacagcTTTTCCACAACGAAGAAGTCAGCAGTGGGGAGGTGGGATACCACACTGGAAATCTGGTGATGTTATGGCACATAATGAGATGTGATTCAGTACAGGAGTTACACTATTTGGATATTACAGAGTCAATGATTATGCGTTAAACTGAAACCTAACCCTGAGACATAGATGTAGACTGACACTATAGGAGACTGCACAGTCATGTCTCAGGGCTAACCTACTTACCCAAATGCAAGAATACCTCGTCGGAAACATTCAACTTACGTCATCCAAGTAGGCAGAAGCCATGTAGGTTCCCTTCAGGAAGTTGTGGCAATCCTCATGTTTCCACTCCAACACGTTCATGCCACGATCCACGTGCGCCCAGGCTATTTTATTCACTCCACACACAATGGACACTATGGAATGTGCTTCCTGGAAGAAAGACAAAAGTGGATTAATACACATGTAATAACACTGACGTAGTATTTATGTGGTGACGTGACAGCGGGGACTGACCCTGTGGGCTGCCCAACTGTGCCATCAACATCCAGACCTCAAGGCCATCAGTCTAGCTAAATCATCTTACCTCTAGCCAGGTCCTTTccacctctggtctgatgaacttGGCTAGCTGGATCTTTACTTTTCTCCTTCTCCGGAGGGTTGAGGATGGAGTTGAAGACAATGACAGCACTTTTGTGTTTCAGAAGCAGCACATTTATGACGCTTTCGAGATTTTTAAAAAGTCAATTTCTAGTCCTGTATTCCACAATGTTGACAGACTTGCGTCCACAAAGGAGTTTGACAGCGGCGAGCTCCGACTCTGCCGCATTGTTGAGGAGCTGCAGAATGACATCTCGCTGCTCTGACGTGTAGTATGCGTCCAGCGACTTGTCATCATCGCAAAGAGTAGTAGATGAAGAGAGGGTGTCATTAAGGGTTTCAAAGCCTGCGACTGGGATCCGACTCCTCCAGCAGCACGTGCAGTTGAGATATCGGAATTGTAGTTTGGGGAGTGAGctctggggttggtagaataAGCCATACTGCCCTGCAAGAATAGAGGCGAAACACACAATAGGTGGCGGGTATAATTTGTgatacgttccaacaggaatctgttccaaaaacttcgtaaagtaCAAGGTTtccaacaaacaacgcatacaaagtagcatgatcaattcacctcgctaactagctgccgaatggGCATCAACTCACATGAATTAATAATTAAATAGCCACTCCCTACCTGGTATCAACTTTGTTTGCGTTGTTTTGTCGCCAACTTTGTTTTTGGAACAGTTTcatgttggaacgttccacaaattacaCCCACCCGCTAACAAATAGCACCTGAAAAAAATATAATTAAGAAGTTACGAGAAAATAAACGGCTTGAATAAAACATTTGTGCATACCTCTCCGGGCGATTAAAGACCCAAATCGCATTGCAACCCACAATGTAATCGTGGTTTTACAGGTAATGCATTCAAACTTTTGCCCTTTAGTTGTTCGCCGAACTCACGCCGATGCAGAAACAAGGATCATGCATACTTGGTTCCGAGGCACTTTATGTCCCCCTCTCTAGGTTCTTTAAGCTGCATTTGAAATCTGACGTTCATCTCAAGTGCAAACTGTCTTCGTTTTTATTaagatattttatttatttatatttcaaTATGAATATGAATTAACTTTGGTGACATTGTCAAGACATTATATATTATCTCGATATATCTTGTGGGAATATATACCATACAATCAATTACAGTTGTTTTTCTTAGATATTACTATTCTTTCAGGCCTACTTGTCCGTTTATAAATTATGCGTAATATATGGCAATGCTTTTTTCACTTCCCCTGCTCATTGTTATTTGAatagtgagtgtttgtgtggagAACAATAAATGTCATGTTGCTATGCCAGTGAGAAAGGGAAACGTCGGCCTGTGAGCGCGGTCAAGTGCAACAACTAAGAGAAAAATGTCCTGACAGCTGTTATAGAAGTAATACATTTGAAGTGAATGAAAAGGCATGGACTTAAGTAAAATAAACAATTCGTTTGTTGGGACTTGATTGACGCAGAAGAATAGCCGATTTAATTATGGCAAGTCCGGAGAGAAATAAGAAGATTCTGCTTGATATGGTGAAACAGCCCAGCAACGACTATTGTGCCGACTGTGGGGCCCCTGGTGAGTTATATTTAATAAAATACATGTTAAACCACGATTGATAGCCTCTAACATTTGCCATGTTTAGGTTACCATTGTGGCTAGGATATGGTACAGATAGGAACTGTAAAACAAAGGTTTAAAGTAGTAAAATATTGACGG includes the following:
- the LOC106587280 gene encoding ATPase family AAA domain-containing protein 5-like isoform X2, with amino-acid sequence MGRVMEKLTLPVAPPRRGFNVSQTTSCDPSSSSSMVDRRYDVIRTVLSSRAFCTLGNKQAVAVDYLPVLRSMCQSERTQEQGQGRFLHYLSSIHLGLPKATDSLQMISHDHLSQQDLQQFWLYTALQGG
- the LOC106587280 gene encoding ATPase family AAA domain-containing protein 5-like isoform X1, which codes for MGRVMEKLTLPVAPPRRGFNVSQTTSCDPSSSSSSMVDRRYDVIRTVLSSRAFCTLGNKQAVAVDYLPVLRSMCQSERTQEQGQGRFLHYLSSIHLGLPKATDSLQMISHDHLSQQDLQQFWLYTALQGG